The proteins below are encoded in one region of Hordeum vulgare subsp. vulgare chromosome 3H, MorexV3_pseudomolecules_assembly, whole genome shotgun sequence:
- the LOC123443748 gene encoding glyoxylate/succinic semialdehyde reductase 2, chloroplastic isoform X2 has translation MAAASFLLSPRVTLPLRRGSRLLVSCSASSSSSSSDAAGGMGFQGRVGFLGLGIMGAPMASNLIKAGCDITVWNRTKSKCDPLLSLGAKFESSPARVSSSCDVTFAMLADPESAFEVACGANGAAEGMAPGKGYVDVSTVDDATSKLIGKRITSTGASFLEAPVSGSKKPAEDGLLIFLTAGDESLYKRVAPLLDVMGKSRFYLGDVGNGAVMKLVVNMVMGSMMVSFAEGLLLSEKVGLDPNTVVEVISQGAINAPMFSLKGPSMVKAAYPTAFPLKHQQKDLRLALALAESVSQPIPTAAAANELYKVAKSLGLADQDFSAVIEALKAKVQSSQH, from the exons ATGGCCGCGGCCAGCTTCCTCCTCAGCCCCAGGGTGACGCTGCCCCTGCGCCGAGGATCCCGCCTCCTCGTGTCCTGCTCCGCCtcttcgtcgtcctcctcgtcag ATGCTGCTGGAGGGATGGGATTCCAGGGAAGGGTGGGGTTCTTGGGCCTCGGGATCATGGGCGCCCCCATGGCATCAAACCTCATCAAGGCTGG TTGTGATATTACAGTTTGGAACAGAACCAAGAGCAAGTGCGATCCTCTTCTCAGCCTCGGTGCCAA GTTCGAATCTTCGCccgccagagtttcatcatcctgTGATGTCACCTTTGCAATGCTTGCTGACCCAGAAAGCGCG TTTGAGGTTGCATGTGGGGCTAATGGAGCCGCAGAAGGGATGGCCCCAGGGAAAGG GTATGTCGATGTGTCAACAGTCGATGATGCAACATCTAAGCTAATTGGCAAACGTATTACAAGTACTGGGGCATCTTTTCTCGAG GCTCCAGTTTCAGGCTCAAAAAAGCCAGCAGAAGATGGACTGCTAATCTTTCTTACTGCAG GTGATGAATCTTTGTACAAGAGAGTGGCGCCCCTACTTGATGTGATGGGCAAG TCCAGATTTTATCTTGGGGATGTCGGAAACGGCGCAGTAATGAAGCTCGTGGTTAACATGGTGATGGGGAG CATGATGGTCTCATTTGCAGAAGGGCTACTCTTGAGTGAAAAAGTTGGGTTAGACCCGAATACTGTCGTCGAG GTTATTTCACAAGGTGCTATCAATGCTCCCATGTTCTCCCTCAAGGGCCCTTCCATGGTTAAGGCTGCATACCCTACTGCCTTTCCCCTGAAACATCAGCAGAAG GATCTAAGGCTGGCGCTGGCCCTGGCAGAATCGGTGTCCCAGCCCATTCCTACAGCTGCAGCTGCAAACGAGCTGTACAAGGTTGCCAAATCGTTGGGCCTCGCCGACCAGGACTTCTCCGCGGTCATTGAGGCGCTCAAGGCCAAAGTGCAGAGCTCGCAGCACTAG
- the LOC123443748 gene encoding glyoxylate/succinic semialdehyde reductase 2, chloroplastic isoform X1, with product MAAASFLLSPRVTLPLRRGSRLLVSCSASSSSSSSDAAGGMGFQGRVGFLGLGIMGAPMASNLIKAGCDITVWNRTKSKCDPLLSLGAKFESSPARVSSSCDVTFAMLADPESAFEVACGANGAAEGMAPGKGYVDVSTVDDATSKLIGKRITSTGASFLEAPVSGSKKPAEDGLLIFLTAGDESLYKRVAPLLDVMGKQSRFYLGDVGNGAVMKLVVNMVMGSMMVSFAEGLLLSEKVGLDPNTVVEVISQGAINAPMFSLKGPSMVKAAYPTAFPLKHQQKDLRLALALAESVSQPIPTAAAANELYKVAKSLGLADQDFSAVIEALKAKVQSSQH from the exons ATGGCCGCGGCCAGCTTCCTCCTCAGCCCCAGGGTGACGCTGCCCCTGCGCCGAGGATCCCGCCTCCTCGTGTCCTGCTCCGCCtcttcgtcgtcctcctcgtcag ATGCTGCTGGAGGGATGGGATTCCAGGGAAGGGTGGGGTTCTTGGGCCTCGGGATCATGGGCGCCCCCATGGCATCAAACCTCATCAAGGCTGG TTGTGATATTACAGTTTGGAACAGAACCAAGAGCAAGTGCGATCCTCTTCTCAGCCTCGGTGCCAA GTTCGAATCTTCGCccgccagagtttcatcatcctgTGATGTCACCTTTGCAATGCTTGCTGACCCAGAAAGCGCG TTTGAGGTTGCATGTGGGGCTAATGGAGCCGCAGAAGGGATGGCCCCAGGGAAAGG GTATGTCGATGTGTCAACAGTCGATGATGCAACATCTAAGCTAATTGGCAAACGTATTACAAGTACTGGGGCATCTTTTCTCGAG GCTCCAGTTTCAGGCTCAAAAAAGCCAGCAGAAGATGGACTGCTAATCTTTCTTACTGCAG GTGATGAATCTTTGTACAAGAGAGTGGCGCCCCTACTTGATGTGATGGGCAAG CAGTCCAGATTTTATCTTGGGGATGTCGGAAACGGCGCAGTAATGAAGCTCGTGGTTAACATGGTGATGGGGAG CATGATGGTCTCATTTGCAGAAGGGCTACTCTTGAGTGAAAAAGTTGGGTTAGACCCGAATACTGTCGTCGAG GTTATTTCACAAGGTGCTATCAATGCTCCCATGTTCTCCCTCAAGGGCCCTTCCATGGTTAAGGCTGCATACCCTACTGCCTTTCCCCTGAAACATCAGCAGAAG GATCTAAGGCTGGCGCTGGCCCTGGCAGAATCGGTGTCCCAGCCCATTCCTACAGCTGCAGCTGCAAACGAGCTGTACAAGGTTGCCAAATCGTTGGGCCTCGCCGACCAGGACTTCTCCGCGGTCATTGAGGCGCTCAAGGCCAAAGTGCAGAGCTCGCAGCACTAG